In Candidatus Poribacteria bacterium, the sequence AGACCCAGATCGAGTTTTCTGACCAGCCTCCCCCTCAGGTCGTATATCCTTATCACCACACTGCTATCTTTTGAAAGCTGGAAGGGTATCCAGGTTTCGGGATTGAACGGGTTGGGATAGTTCTGCAGAAGCAGGGTTTCTTTGGGAGGGGGTAGAACCGTCACTTCAATTATCTGGGATCTCTGCTTAACCCCCGCGATATCCACGCTTTCGATGTAATAAAAATACGTCCTCCTACTTTGGACCTCCTCGTCCGTGAAGGAATATTCCTTTGGGAAGGGATTATCTCCTGATCCCTTGATAAGTCTGGCGTTCAGTTTCGTAAACGGGCCTTTCCTATCTGCACCTCGCCAGACGTTAAATCCCAGGTTTCCAACTTCACTTGCGGTTGTCCATCTGAGCAGCACCTTTCCGTCTTCAACCTCGGCCGTGACGGTGGAGAAGGTTACGGGCAGGGAATAATCCTGGCTACCCTGGGGAGCTGAACAGTAGCTCCTCTCACCCCCGAGCTTGATCGTCTCACCACCGGAGCTGTTGTTCGTGATTTTCAGGGCCAGGTATTTCCCTTTTGGCACGGTGAAGGAGAGAGCGGGCATGGTGAAGAGAACGTCCTCACTGCCCGAAGAGGTGCTGACCGTCGTACTGGGGCCGACCGCTGAGAAGTTCGATCCATCCGAATCGGCATATCCGATCTGAATGGTCAGGTTATAGGAGGTAGAGGTCAAGCTCAACCGCCCCGTCCAGGACGTATTGGCGTCAGGATCTCCCGCTTCAAATTTGATCTCCTGAGGAGCGGCCTGATCGGCAACCCACACCTGGGAGGAGTTTCCGTTTATGGTCAGGGTGCCCGGAGCATGTGACATATCAGCTCGATACATCTTGGGGTTCGTCAGCCACCAAACCTGGAGGTTGTATTTATCAGGAGTTCCCTTCAATGGATATGGGTCGGTCATCCCCGCACCGGCGTACTGACTGTCGCCGATTCCATCCCCGTTCGTATCGCCTCCCGTATAGTCACTATAGTAGTTCCCCATGAAGTTTTTGGAGGTGACCGTCGATCCGTTGTAGTTGTAGCCCAGCTTCGTCGGCGAGTAGAACGTATTGTCACTCGATGAGACAATCTTCACGTTGGCCTCGGTGTGATCGGATATCTGATTGAAATAGATCCTGTTCTGATTCGACGAGGTCGTGAGGTAAATTCCATATTGTGAAGCTCCTCCTGCTCCTGAACAGGTGTTCCAAGCGATGGAATTGTAATCGCTGGCGCTCAGATAGATCTCAGCGTTTTGGTTGTTACTTAACGTGTTCTTCACAACGATTGTAAATCTACTATTGTACAGGTATATCCCCGCCTCTTTGTTGAGGTTGCATGTGTTCTTGGAGATGAAATTCCTCTCACCTCTTGAGATGTAAATCCCGTCATATTTGGCGGAGTTACAGGTGTTATCTGATAAAACGTTGTCATTAGACCTTGAGAGGCAAATACCCACCTTCTGGTTGTTATTACAGGTGTTGCTAGCAACGGTGTTGTTATCCGAATAGCTCAGATATATCCCCCAGACGTTATCGTTGCAGGTATTGCCGTTGATATTAACATTATCGCTGCTGTGGATATATATACCGGCGCCGCTATTATCGGTGGAGGTATTGTTCGTAATCGCTCCGTTATCACCGCTGACGTATATGCCGTCATCGCCGTTATATGTGGTAGTGTTGTTCGTAACAGTGCTATTATCTCCCACTATCGTTATACCATCGTCAAGGTTATAGCTACACGTATTATTTGAGATCGAGAAGTTTCCCCCTTGAGACGAATATCCGTAGATCCCCTTATAGTTTTGGTGGCTGGCATCCCAGCCGCACCGGTTGTTTTGGAGTGTAATCTCCGATATCAAGTCCTCGTCGAAATAGATTCCGGCTTTTTCCTCATCCGTTGCGCCGTAGATATCAAGCCCTCGGATTGTCACATTGCTCTTTTTCAAGGTGAACACGCTTTTATCGAAAGAAGCGGATCTCACCTGGGGAGCTGTCCCGTCATTATCCTCAGCTTCGATGGTGACGCTTTTATCGACAGTTAGGTTCTCCACATAGTCATCTGTAGAAGAGTCGTCGTCGTCCATCACTTTGATCGTCTCCCCATCAGAGGCCGCCGCTAAAGCCCTGCCGATCGTACGGAAAGGCTCCGCTTGTGTCCCTAAACCGCTGACATCGCTGCCGTTTGGGCTGACGTAGTAAACCGTGATGTTGTCACCTCCGGGGTACCACTGGCTGTTCAAAGATGTGGAGCAGTAGCTCCAGGCGCCTCCGACCCGGACGGTATAGTTTGACCCACTCTGGTTTGTCAGGCGGAGGGCTAGATTCTTACCCGCTGGCACGCTGAAGGCTACAGCGCTCGCAGTGAACGGGAAGAGAAATTTACTCCCATCCCCGGTTAAAGTAACCTCCGGTCCACCTGGGGTGAAGTTCGATCCATCAGGGTCGGCATAGCCTATCTCCACTTTGAAGGTATTACCGTTTGCAGGGGCTGAGGTGAAGGCGATCTGACCCGTCCAGCTTGTGCCCTGAGCCGAGTCCCCTGCGGCGAAGTTCACACCTGAAGGGGTTCGCTCATCCGCCACCCAGACGAGGGAACCACCGCCGTTTAAAGCCTCCGTCTTGATCTCCTGAAGCATATCATCCCGATACATGACCGGATTCCCAAGCCACCAATTTTGCGACAGAGCGTAATATTTAGGCTCTTTCACGAGTGGATAGTTATCGGTGACATCTCCTAAATCGTTTGAGCTATCTTCGATCCCATCGCCGTTGCTATCCGAACCGGTAGAACCGGAATCATAATTCCCTAGGAAGTTTTTGAAATCAGAACTCGAGTTATTGTAGTAATAATCCAGCTTGGTCGGGGAGTGAAAGATGTTCCCAGAGCCCCCGCTGAGGCTGATCTCTCCGAGCACGTTGTCGGAGAACATGTTCAGATAGACGAGATTGTTACTGGAATCCTCGATCCTAATGCCGGAGCCTTGAAGTATGAACTCGTCCCAATTCTCATAACCGTTTTGGTTACATCTGTTACGAACCAAAATGTTATTATCCGATCCGTCATCGAAGAAGGTGGTAAGCCGAATCCCGTCATCCTTGTTCTCAGAGAGATCGTTTCCTGCGAGGAGGTTACCATCGGACCCTATCAGCTCGATACCTCTCCCGGTGTTTCCGTAGCAGCTATTTTGGATGAGGAAGTTGTCGTCAGATCTGTAAAAGGTTATCCCGTTCCCTCCATTTTCACTACAGCAGTTGCTCGAAATCCGATTATGGGAACTGTAGTCCAGATAGATTCCATCATTCGAGTTTTCATCGCAGGAATTCCTATAAGCCTGGCCATGGGAACCGCTGATGTAAATTCCAAAGTAATTATCGTGACTGTAGTTATCCTGAAGTATAAAATTATCGTAGAGGACATAAATCCCCGCATTGTAAGACCCTGTAGCGCCATGGACCTCCAGCCCCTTGATAGTGACGTTGTCCGCAGTAACCTTGATAACATCGGTATCTGAATTGGCGGCTACGATCTGAGGTGTGGAGCTATAGGCCTCTATCGTAAGGCTTTTATTCACTGTGACGTTCTCACTGTAGTCATTGGTATTATCGTCTCCATCGCCCATCACTCTGATCACATCACCGCTAGATGCCTGATTGATAGCGTGCTGTATGGTTCTCCATGGGTTATCTGAAGAGCCGTCGCCTGTGGTATCATTCCCTGAAGGGCTGACATAGTAGATCGCAGCCCGGGTTGTTTCTCCTTCCCAAGCGCCTATCATAAAGGCAGCCATGATCAGAGTGAGAATTATGTTCCTCTTCATCTTTTTCACCTCCCATGAGTATCTGGACGAAGCTATCCGGACAATAAGTTTGGTTGAGATATCTGCGATAGACAGATCTTGTCCAAAAACCTTCGGCTATTTACTTGGATCCCATCGAGGGGAAAT encodes:
- a CDS encoding right-handed parallel beta-helix repeat-containing protein gives rise to the protein MKRNIILTLIMAAFMIGAWEGETTRAAIYYVSPSGNDTTGDGSSDNPWRTIQHAINQASSGDVIRVMGDGDDNTNDYSENVTVNKSLTIEAYSSTPQIVAANSDTDVIKVTADNVTIKGLEVHGATGSYNAGIYVLYDNFILQDNYSHDNYFGIYISGSHGQAYRNSCDENSNDGIYLDYSSHNRISSNCCSENGGNGITFYRSDDNFLIQNSCYGNTGRGIELIGSDGNLLAGNDLSENKDDGIRLTTFFDDGSDNNILVRNRCNQNGYENWDEFILQGSGIRIEDSSNNLVYLNMFSDNVLGEISLSGGSGNIFHSPTKLDYYYNNSSSDFKNFLGNYDSGSTGSDSNGDGIEDSSNDLGDVTDNYPLVKEPKYYALSQNWWLGNPVMYRDDMLQEIKTEALNGGGSLVWVADERTPSGVNFAAGDSAQGTSWTGQIAFTSAPANGNTFKVEIGYADPDGSNFTPGGPEVTLTGDGSKFLFPFTASAVAFSVPAGKNLALRLTNQSGSNYTVRVGGAWSYCSTSLNSQWYPGGDNITVYYVSPNGSDVSGLGTQAEPFRTIGRALAAASDGETIKVMDDDDSSTDDYVENLTVDKSVTIEAEDNDGTAPQVRSASFDKSVFTLKKSNVTIRGLDIYGATDEEKAGIYFDEDLISEITLQNNRCGWDASHQNYKGIYGYSSQGGNFSISNNTCSYNLDDGITIVGDNSTVTNNTTTYNGDDGIYVSGDNGAITNNTSTDNSGAGIYIHSSDNVNINGNTCNDNVWGIYLSYSDNNTVASNTCNNNQKVGICLSRSNDNVLSDNTCNSAKYDGIYISRGERNFISKNTCNLNKEAGIYLYNSRFTIVVKNTLSNNQNAEIYLSASDYNSIAWNTCSGAGGASQYGIYLTTSSNQNRIYFNQISDHTEANVKIVSSSDNTFYSPTKLGYNYNGSTVTSKNFMGNYYSDYTGGDTNGDGIGDSQYAGAGMTDPYPLKGTPDKYNLQVWWLTNPKMYRADMSHAPGTLTINGNSSQVWVADQAAPQEIKFEAGDPDANTSWTGRLSLTSTSYNLTIQIGYADSDGSNFSAVGPSTTVSTSSGSEDVLFTMPALSFTVPKGKYLALKITNNSSGGETIKLGGERSYCSAPQGSQDYSLPVTFSTVTAEVEDGKVLLRWTTASEVGNLGFNVWRGADRKGPFTKLNARLIKGSGDNPFPKEYSFTDEEVQSRRTYFYYIESVDIAGVKQRSQIIEVTVLPPPKETLLLQNYPNPFNPETWIPFQLSKDSSVVIRIYDLRGRLVRKLDLGL